From a single Miscanthus floridulus cultivar M001 chromosome 8, ASM1932011v1, whole genome shotgun sequence genomic region:
- the LOC136476282 gene encoding serine/threonine-protein kinase RHS3-like codes for MEDVRIVGSFDLDAVGAYPTTLPSPRMVAAAGRDLQFIHSPRQRPSGFRKSLNPIYTDDHGTTASNSSTTTATTTDSSPSAAAASHDEGAHVATAAAAAARDCPPLPASPAPPVPARRHTGGDGRRWEAIRAAEPPLSLGHFRLLRRLGYGDIGSVYLVELRGGGGRGGALFAMKVMDKGSLAGRNKLARAETEREILGLLDHPFLPTLYSHFQTDKFCCLLMEYCCGGNLHSLRQKQSSKRFTEDAARFYACEVLLALEYLHMLGVVYRDLKPENVLVREEGHIMLSDFDLSLRCSVSPALVRSPSGRVSAGGLAHGCMLPRILPGKKKKNKANKARLDDDETVTSGSVVGCKKPSSLEFTAEPTSARSMSFVGTHEYLAPEIIRGNGHGSAVDWWTFGIFLYELLHGATPFKGSGNRATLFNVVAQPLRFPDAPAVSAAARDLIRGLLAKEPHNRLASRRGAAEVKQHPFFEGVNWALIRSAQPPYIPDAAVDHCSQFACDDGASAQGATPKSAARKTGSRHTDSDSSHVDFEYF; via the coding sequence ATGGAGGACGTCAGGATCGTCGGGAGCTTCGACTTGGACGCCGTCGGCGCGTACCCGACGACGCTGCCCAGCCCGAGGATGGTCGCCGCAGCTGGACGAGACCTCCAATTCATCCATTCCCCGCGCCAGCGGCCATCGGGGTTCAGGAAGAGCCTCAACCCGATCTACACCGACGACCACGGCACCACGGCCAGCAACTCTTCCACGACGACGGCGACAACAACGGATTCGTCACCATCAGCCGCCGCGGCAAGCCATGACGAAGGCGCGCACGTTgcgacggcggcagcggcagcggcacgaGACTGCCCGCCGCTGCCGGCGTCCCCGGCGCCGCCTGTGCCCGCGCGGCGCCACACCGGCGGGGACGGGCGGCGCTGGGAGGCCATCCGCGCGGCCGAGCCCCCGCTGAGCCTGGGCCACTTCCGCCTCCTACGGCGCCTGGGCTACGGCGACATCGGCAGCGTCTACCTCGTCGagctccgcggcggcggcggccgcggaggCGCGCTCTTCGCCATGAAGGTCATGGACAAGGGCTCGCTGGCCGGCCGGAACAAGCTGGCCCGCGCGGAGACGGAGCGCGAGATCCTCGGCCTGCTGGACCACCCCTTCCTGCCCACGCTCTACTCCCACTTCCAGACCGACAAGTTCTGCTGCCTCCTCATGGAGTACTGCTGCGGCGGCAACCTCCACTCGCTCCGCCAGAAGCAGTCCAGCAAGCGGTTCACCGAGGACGCCGCCAGGTTCTACGCGTGCGAGGTGCTGCTTGCGCTGGAGTACCTGCACATGCTGGGCGTGGTGTACCGGGACCTCAAGCCCGAGAACGTGCTCGTCCGGGAGGAAGGCCACATCATGCTCTCCGACTTCGACCTCTCCCTCCGCTGCTCCGTCAGCCCGGCGCTTGTCCGCTCCCCGTCCGGCCGTGTCAGCGCCGGTGGCCTCGCCCACGGCTGCATGCTCCCACGCATCCTCccgggcaagaagaagaagaacaaggctaATAAGGCCAGGCTGGACGACGACGAGACGGTGACTAGTGGCAGCGTCGTCGGCTGCAAGAAGCCGTCGTCGCTGGAGTTCACGGCCGAGCCGACAAGCGCGCGGTCCATGTCGTTCGTGGGCACGCACGAGTACCTGGCGCCGGAGATCATCCGCGGCAACGGCCACGGCAGCGCCGTCGACTGGTGGACCTTCGGCATCTTCCTCTACGAGCTCCTGCACGGCGCCACGCCCTTCAAGGGCTCCGGGAACCGCGCCACGCTCTTCAACGTCGTCGCGCAGCCGCTCAGGTTCCCCGACGCGCCGGCGGTCAGCGCCGCGGCCAGGGACCTCATCCGGGGACTGCTGGCGAAGGAGCCGCACAACCGGCTCGCGTCCCGGCGCGGCGCCGCCGAGGTGAAGCAGCACCCCTTCTTCGAAGGCGTCAACTGGGCGCTCATCAGGAGCGCCCAGCCACCATACATCCCCGACGCCGCCGTTGACCACTGCTCCCAGTTCGCCTGCGACGACGGAGCGTCGGCGCAAGGTGCCACGCCCAAGAGCGCCGCACGGAAAACCGGATCGCGTCACACTGATTCTGATTCGTCGCATGTTGATTTTGAGTACTTTTAG
- the LOC136476281 gene encoding L-gulonolactone oxidase 3-like: MLATFLLLLLSSHAPAPALSLPPRPPVRCTSTDGGTTGGCVLSNAYGAWSSDRADCPVSAVAYPASEQEVVAAVARASATGARVKVVSGFAHTIPKLACPGGGNGTATTLLISTARLAGVEVDVAARTVTADAGAPLRAVIDAAEARGLSLTAAPYWEGVSVAGLVSTGSHGSSWWGRGGAVHDHVVGLRLVVTAGEADGWARVLTLRTGDELFPAALVSLGLLGVVSKITLSLEPRFKRSITYDYRNDSSFQDDFAAHAASHEFADITWYPSQHTAVYRIDDRAPLDAPGDGVNDFIGFQATPIAVTAGLRAVETSLERSKSVRGKCVTAAVEGAAKRLVGSGLKNNGVLFTGYPVVGYQGKMQTSGSCARSSAADLLSACGWDPRFHGLFFYESTAMFSPPARFRDFILDVKRLRDLAGSDSLCGVDVYNGLLVRFVKASAAHLGQPEDSVVVDFNYYRASDPAAPRLSEDVWEEVEQLAFVKHGARPHWAKNRLVAFAGVLGKYPRWGQFAAAKRQLDPRGLFDSPWSDEVVGGVEVDKGDGCALDGRCVCSEDRHCSPGQGYYCRPGLVFTDARVCRYSVSQNQ; the protein is encoded by the exons ATGCTCGCCACCTTTCTCCTCCTGCTGCTGTCCTCCCATGCCCCGGCGCCGGCGCTCTCGCTGCCGCCGCGACCGCCGGTGCGTTGCACCAGCACCGATGGCGGGACCACCGGCGGCTGCGTGCTCTCCAACGCCTACGGCGCGTGGTCCAGCGACCGCGCCGACTGCCCCGTGTCCGCCGTCGCGTACCCGGCGTCCGAGCAGGAGGTGGTCGCGGCCGTGGCGCGCGCCAGCGCCACGGGCGCCCGCGTCAAGGTCGTCAGCGGCTTCGCGCACACCATCCCGAAGCTCGCCTGCCCCGGCGGCGGGAACGGCACTGCTACCACGCTGCTCATCAGCACGGCGAGGCTGGCGGGCGTGGAGGTGGACGTCGCGGCGCGGACGGTGACCGCGGACGCCGGCGCGCCGCTGCGGGCCGTCATCGACGCGGCCGAGGCGCGCGGGCTCAGCCTCACGGCGGCGCCCTACTGGGAGGGCGTCAGCGTCGCGGGGCTCGTGAGCACCGGGTCCCACGGCAGCTCGTGGTGGGGCCGCGGCGGTGCCGTGCACGACCACGTTGTGGGCCTCAGGCTCGTCGTCACCGCCGGGGAGGCTGACGGATGGGCCAGGGTCCTCACGCTGCGCACAGGCGACGAGCTCTTCCCGGCTGCGCTCGTCTCCCTCGGCCTGCTTGGGGTCGTCTCCAAG ATCACGCTGTCACTGGAGCCGAGGTTCAAGCGCAGCATCACCTACGACTACAGGAACGACTCCAGCTTCCAGGACGACTTCGCCGCCCACGCAGCGAGCCACGAGTTCGCCGACATCACCTGGTACCCGTCCCAGCACACGGCCGTGTACCGCATCGACGACCGCGCGCCGCTGGACGCGCCCGGGGACGGCGTCAACGACTTCATCGGCTTCCAGGCGACGCCCATCGCCGTCACCGCGGGGCTCAGGGCGGTCGAGACCTCGCTGGAGCGGTCCAAGAGCGTGAGGGGCAAGTGCgtgacggcggcggtggagggcgcGGCGAAGCGGCTGGTCGGCAGCGGGCTGAAGAACAACGGCGTGCTGTTCACTGGGTACCCCGTGGTGGGGTACCAGGGGAAGATGCAGACGTCGGGCTCCTGCGCGCGCTCGTCCGCGGCGGACCTGCTCAGCGCGTGCGGGTGGGACCCCAGGTTCCACGGCCTCTTCTTCTACGAGAGCACGGCGATGTTCTCGCCGCCGGCGCGGTTCCGGGACTTCATCCTCGACGTGAAGCGCCTGCGGGACCTCGCCGGCTCCGACAGCCTCTGCGGCGTGGACGTGTACAACGGCCTCCTGGTCCGGTTCGTGAAGGCGTCGGCGGCGCACCTGGGCCAGCCCGAGGACTCCGTCGTGGTGGACTTCAACTACTACCGCGCGTCGGACCCAGCGGCGCCGCGGCTGAGCGAGGACGTGTGGGAGGAGGTGGAGCAGCTGGCGTTCGTCAAGCACGGCGCCAGGCCGCACTGGGCCAAGAACCGCCTGGTGGCGTTCGCCGGCGTGCTCGGGAAGTACCCGCGGTGGGGCCAGTTTGCGGCGGCGAAGCGGCAGCTGGACCCCCGGGGCCTGTTCGACAGCCCGTGGTCGGACGAGGTCGTCGGCGGGGTGGAGGTTGACAAGGGCGACGGGTGCGCGCTGGACGGCCGGTGCGTGTGCTCCGAGGACAGGCACTGCAGCCCCGGGCAGGGGTACTACTGCAGGCCGGGGCTCGTGTTTACGGACGCCAGGGTCTGCAGGTACTCGGTGTCGCAGAACCAGTGA
- the LOC136476283 gene encoding putative elongation factor TypA-like SVR3, chloroplastic isoform X2 codes for MQMQTLTLRAGPSARRSTPPSASSAHLAASGRCLLRAPGSLRRRRTRSLRASASLEQVKEVAGSPAPSGKSSQTTRRDVRNIAIVAHVDHGKTTLVDSMLRQAKVFRDNQVVQERIMDSNDLERERGITILSKNTSITYKGTKINIIDTPGHSDFGGEVERVLNMVEGVLLVVDSVEGPMPQTRFVLKKALEFGHAVVVVVNKIDRPTARPEFVVNSTFELFIELNATDEQCDFQTVYASGIKGKAGLSPDNLADDLGPLFEAILRCIPEPRIEKDGALQMLVSNTEYDEHKGRIAIGRLHAGELQRGMEVKVCTPDDACRVSKVSELFVYQNFSRVPVESVSAGDICAVCGMDDIMIGETIADKVTGTPLPTIKVEEPTVRMSFSINTSPFVGREGKYVTSRNLRDRLYRELERNLAMKVKDGETADTFLVSGRGTLHLTILIENMRREGYEFMIGPPKVINKTVDGKLLEPYEIAAVEVPEESMGSVVELLGKRRGQMVDMEADGPEGTTLLKYKIPTRGLIGLRNAILTASRGRAILNTIFDSYGPWAGDLSSRDQGSLVAFEDGSTTSYALLNAQERGVLFVQPGQDVYKGQIVGIHQRPGDLALNVCKKKAATNVRSNKETTVVLDEALSYSLDDCIEFIQEDELVEVTPASIRMCKNPKISKKK; via the exons ATGCAGATGCAGACCCTCACCCTACGCGCCGGCCCCTCCGCCCGCCGCTCCACGCCGCCGTCGGCCAGCTCCGCGCACCTCGCCGCCTCCGGAAGGTGCCTGCTGCGTGCCCCCGGCTCGCTCCGACGCCGGAGAACCCGCTCTCTCAGGGCCTCTGCCTCTCTCGAGCAGGTCAAGGAAGTCGCCGGCTCCCCGGCTCCCTCCG GGAAGAGTAGTCAAACAACTAGAAGAGATGTGAGGAATATAGcaattgttgctcatgttgatcATGGGAAGACAACTTTGGTGGATTCAATGTTAAGGCAAGCCAAG GTTTTCCGAGATAATCAAGTTGTGCAGGAAAGAATAATGGACTCCAATGACCTAGAACGGGAAAGAGGAATCACGATTCTGAGCAAGAATACATCAATAACCTATAAGGGCACTAAAATCAATATAATTGATACTCCTGGGCATTCAGATTTTGGCGGGGAGGTTGAGCGTGTTCTCAACATGGTGGAAGGAGTTCTGCTAGTG GTTGATTCTGTAGAGGGGCCTATGCCACAGACAAGGTTTGTTCTGAAGAAAGCTCTAGAATTTGGACATGCTGTTGTTGTAGTTGTAAACAAGATCGACCGACCTACTGCTCGTCCTGAGTTTGTGGTGAATTCAACATTTGAACTATTTATTGAATTAAATGCAACTGATGAACAG TGTGATTTCCAAACAGTCTATGCAAGTGGAATTAAAGGAAAGGCTGGTCTATCTCCAGATAATTTAGCTGATGACCTAGGACCCCTTTTTGAGGCAATTCTTAGATGCATACCAGAGCCACGCATTGAGAAAGATGGTGCCCTGCAAATGCTT GTATCTAATACTGAATATGATGAGCACAAAGGAAGAATAGCAATTGGACGGCTGCATGCAGGAGAACTTCAGCGTGGCATGGAGGTCAAG GTTTGTACACCAGACGATGCTTGCAGGGTTAGTAAAGTAAGTGAGCTTTTTGTTTATCAGAACTTCAGCCGCGTCCCCGTTGAATCTGTTAGTGCTGGTGACATTTGTGCTGTATGTGGAATGGATGATATCATG ATTGGGGAAACTATAGCTGATAAAGTTACAGGAACACCATTGCCCACTATCAAAGTGGAGGAGCCAACAGTCAGAATGTCTTTCTCCATCAATACATCACCTTTTGTTGGACGGGAG GGGAAATACGTTACTAGCCGAAATCTCCGTGACAGGTTGTATCGCGAGCTCGAAAGGAATTTGGCTATGAAAGTAAAAGACGGGGAAACTGCTGATACATTTCTTGTTAGTGGCAGAGGCACACTGCATCTCACAATATTGATAGAGAATAT GCGGAGAGAAGGATATGAATTTATGATTGGACCTCCAAAGGTCATAAACAAGACAGTGGATGGAAAACTACTAGAGCCTTATGAG ATAGCTGCTGTTGAGGTTCCAGAGGAGTCCATGGGATCAGTTGTTGAGCTTTTGGGGAAAAGGCGTGGACAAATGGTTGACATGGAAGCTGACGG GCCGGAGGGAACAACATTGCTGAAATACAAGATTCCTACCAGAGGCCTCATTGGACTTCGGAATGCAATTCTTACAGCTTCTCGTGGCAGAGCTATACTGAACACAATCTTTGACAGCTATGGCCCATGGGCTGGGGATCTTAGCTCACGTGATCAGGGATCCTTG gTTGCTTTTGAAGATGGAAGCACTACTTCTTACGCACTTCTTAATGCACAAGAAAGAGGTGTGTTGTTTGTCCAACCAGGGCAGGATGTTTACAAAGGTCAAATTGTTGGTATCCATCAAAGACCTGGTGATTTAGCACTTAATGTGTGCAAGAAAAAGGCTGCTACAAATGTTCGTTCCAACAAGGAAACTACAG TGGTTCTTGATGAAGCTTTAAGCTACAGTTTGGATGACTGCATAGAGTTTATCCAAGAAGATGAGCTAGTGGAGGTTACTCCTGCAAGCATCCGCATGTGCAAGAACCCTAAAATTTCAAAGAAAAAGTAA
- the LOC136476283 gene encoding putative elongation factor TypA-like SVR3, chloroplastic isoform X1, protein MQMQTLTLRAGPSARRSTPPSASSAHLAASGRCLLRAPGSLRRRRTRSLRASASLEQVKEVAGSPAPSAGKSSQTTRRDVRNIAIVAHVDHGKTTLVDSMLRQAKVFRDNQVVQERIMDSNDLERERGITILSKNTSITYKGTKINIIDTPGHSDFGGEVERVLNMVEGVLLVVDSVEGPMPQTRFVLKKALEFGHAVVVVVNKIDRPTARPEFVVNSTFELFIELNATDEQCDFQTVYASGIKGKAGLSPDNLADDLGPLFEAILRCIPEPRIEKDGALQMLVSNTEYDEHKGRIAIGRLHAGELQRGMEVKVCTPDDACRVSKVSELFVYQNFSRVPVESVSAGDICAVCGMDDIMIGETIADKVTGTPLPTIKVEEPTVRMSFSINTSPFVGREGKYVTSRNLRDRLYRELERNLAMKVKDGETADTFLVSGRGTLHLTILIENMRREGYEFMIGPPKVINKTVDGKLLEPYEIAAVEVPEESMGSVVELLGKRRGQMVDMEADGPEGTTLLKYKIPTRGLIGLRNAILTASRGRAILNTIFDSYGPWAGDLSSRDQGSLVAFEDGSTTSYALLNAQERGVLFVQPGQDVYKGQIVGIHQRPGDLALNVCKKKAATNVRSNKETTVVLDEALSYSLDDCIEFIQEDELVEVTPASIRMCKNPKISKKK, encoded by the exons ATGCAGATGCAGACCCTCACCCTACGCGCCGGCCCCTCCGCCCGCCGCTCCACGCCGCCGTCGGCCAGCTCCGCGCACCTCGCCGCCTCCGGAAGGTGCCTGCTGCGTGCCCCCGGCTCGCTCCGACGCCGGAGAACCCGCTCTCTCAGGGCCTCTGCCTCTCTCGAGCAGGTCAAGGAAGTCGCCGGCTCCCCGGCTCCCTCCG CAGGGAAGAGTAGTCAAACAACTAGAAGAGATGTGAGGAATATAGcaattgttgctcatgttgatcATGGGAAGACAACTTTGGTGGATTCAATGTTAAGGCAAGCCAAG GTTTTCCGAGATAATCAAGTTGTGCAGGAAAGAATAATGGACTCCAATGACCTAGAACGGGAAAGAGGAATCACGATTCTGAGCAAGAATACATCAATAACCTATAAGGGCACTAAAATCAATATAATTGATACTCCTGGGCATTCAGATTTTGGCGGGGAGGTTGAGCGTGTTCTCAACATGGTGGAAGGAGTTCTGCTAGTG GTTGATTCTGTAGAGGGGCCTATGCCACAGACAAGGTTTGTTCTGAAGAAAGCTCTAGAATTTGGACATGCTGTTGTTGTAGTTGTAAACAAGATCGACCGACCTACTGCTCGTCCTGAGTTTGTGGTGAATTCAACATTTGAACTATTTATTGAATTAAATGCAACTGATGAACAG TGTGATTTCCAAACAGTCTATGCAAGTGGAATTAAAGGAAAGGCTGGTCTATCTCCAGATAATTTAGCTGATGACCTAGGACCCCTTTTTGAGGCAATTCTTAGATGCATACCAGAGCCACGCATTGAGAAAGATGGTGCCCTGCAAATGCTT GTATCTAATACTGAATATGATGAGCACAAAGGAAGAATAGCAATTGGACGGCTGCATGCAGGAGAACTTCAGCGTGGCATGGAGGTCAAG GTTTGTACACCAGACGATGCTTGCAGGGTTAGTAAAGTAAGTGAGCTTTTTGTTTATCAGAACTTCAGCCGCGTCCCCGTTGAATCTGTTAGTGCTGGTGACATTTGTGCTGTATGTGGAATGGATGATATCATG ATTGGGGAAACTATAGCTGATAAAGTTACAGGAACACCATTGCCCACTATCAAAGTGGAGGAGCCAACAGTCAGAATGTCTTTCTCCATCAATACATCACCTTTTGTTGGACGGGAG GGGAAATACGTTACTAGCCGAAATCTCCGTGACAGGTTGTATCGCGAGCTCGAAAGGAATTTGGCTATGAAAGTAAAAGACGGGGAAACTGCTGATACATTTCTTGTTAGTGGCAGAGGCACACTGCATCTCACAATATTGATAGAGAATAT GCGGAGAGAAGGATATGAATTTATGATTGGACCTCCAAAGGTCATAAACAAGACAGTGGATGGAAAACTACTAGAGCCTTATGAG ATAGCTGCTGTTGAGGTTCCAGAGGAGTCCATGGGATCAGTTGTTGAGCTTTTGGGGAAAAGGCGTGGACAAATGGTTGACATGGAAGCTGACGG GCCGGAGGGAACAACATTGCTGAAATACAAGATTCCTACCAGAGGCCTCATTGGACTTCGGAATGCAATTCTTACAGCTTCTCGTGGCAGAGCTATACTGAACACAATCTTTGACAGCTATGGCCCATGGGCTGGGGATCTTAGCTCACGTGATCAGGGATCCTTG gTTGCTTTTGAAGATGGAAGCACTACTTCTTACGCACTTCTTAATGCACAAGAAAGAGGTGTGTTGTTTGTCCAACCAGGGCAGGATGTTTACAAAGGTCAAATTGTTGGTATCCATCAAAGACCTGGTGATTTAGCACTTAATGTGTGCAAGAAAAAGGCTGCTACAAATGTTCGTTCCAACAAGGAAACTACAG TGGTTCTTGATGAAGCTTTAAGCTACAGTTTGGATGACTGCATAGAGTTTATCCAAGAAGATGAGCTAGTGGAGGTTACTCCTGCAAGCATCCGCATGTGCAAGAACCCTAAAATTTCAAAGAAAAAGTAA
- the LOC136476285 gene encoding uncharacterized protein gives MGDNTVNHAANAALQATLDSLVASIRTLQTSVEANAQAIQLLDAALPPPCGSSHSAHSGSGEHHQDRPPRFQKLDFPRYNGKSDPLIFINRCESYFHQQRIMEEEKVWMASYNLEDGAQLWYYQVQQDKGTPSWCQFTELLHLRFGPPLRSNPLGELAACHRTGTVADYQDRFQALLPRAGRLDEAQRVQLFTAGLLPPLSHDVEIHNPQSLVAAMSLARKIDLRNSYVAPAARVPPRDRPLLQAPAPRLALPAPSADKADKAAPATITVEGRPVRRLTQAEQEERRRLGLYYNYDEKFGPGTIGSANDCSSSTASSRTTPTTGPLLLKTPPWRRPRTSPSTRSLGCPSATPCRSRWPWAPPSSPRSSTRDPRTTS, from the coding sequence ATGGGCGACAACACCGTCAACCACGCCGCCAACGCTGCCTTGCAGGCGACATTGGACTCCCTGGTCGCGTCCATCCGGACCCTCCAGACGTCTGTGGAGGCCAACGCCCAGGCCATCCAGCTCCTGGACGCCGCGCTTCCGCCGCCGTGTGGATCGTCACACTCCGCACACTCTGGGTCGGGGGAGCATCACCAGGACCGGCCGCCGCGTTTCCAAAAGCTCGACTTTCCGCGCTACAATGGCAAGTCGGATCCCCTGATCTTTATCAATCGCTGTGAATCTTATTTTCATCAACAGCGAATCATGGAGGAGGAGAAAGTATGGATGGCGTCGTACAACCTTGAGGACGGCGCTCAGCTGTGGTACTACCAAGTCCAGCAGGACAAGGGTACTCCTTCCTGGTGCCAGTTCACGGAGCTCCTCCACCTGCGCTTTGGGCCTCCCCTCCGATCCAACCCCCTCGGCGAATTGGCGGCTTGCCACCGAACCGGTACTGTGGCGGATTACCAGGACAGGTTCCAGGCCCTGCTTCCTCGCGCGGGCCGCTTGGACGAGGCACAACGCGTCCAGCTGTTCACCGCCGGCCTCCTTCCACCACTCAGCCATGATGTGGAGATCCACAATCCCCAGTCGCTGGTGGCGGCCATGAGCCTCGCCCGCAAGATCGACTTGCGGAACAGCTACGTCGCGCCCGCCGCACGTGTCCCCCCGCGCGATCGGCCGCTCCTGCAGGCGCCCGCACCACGACTCGCCCTACCGGCGCCCTCGGCGGACAAGGCGGACAAGGCCGCGCCGGCCACGATCACCGTGGAGGGCCGGCCGGTTCGGCGGCTGACTCAGGCAGAACAGGAAGAGCGTCGTCGCCTCGGTCTCTACTACAACTACGATGAAAAGTTCGGTCCGGGCACAATCGGGTCTGCAAACGACTGTTCCTCCTCGACAGCGTCATCGAGGACGACACCGACGACGGGGCCGCTGCTGCTGAAGACGCCACCGTGGAGGAGACCCCGCACTTCTCCCTCAACGCGATCGCTGGGGTGTCCTTCAGCGACACCATGCAGATCCAGGTGGCCGTGGGCGCCGCCGTCTTCACCGCGCTCCTCGACTCGGGATCCACGCACAACTTCATAG